From a single Tachypleus tridentatus isolate NWPU-2018 chromosome 6, ASM421037v1, whole genome shotgun sequence genomic region:
- the LOC143252657 gene encoding uncharacterized protein LOC143252657 yields the protein MSSAWSQLEQLLTCAICLDRYRNPKLLPCQHTFCTDPCLEGLIDYGRRQIKCPECRAEHRIPYQGVQTYPTNVTLVRFLELHRDVTGEEPEPPLSMMERCTICSEKAYVVKCAHCDKKICDECREAHTDILRREIGRINNQVRRGLQRLSECLVTTQNNTEKLKQNCNKVKDEIEELVRRCTKDLKDSEDKLLLELDEYLQSETCQMKQLKSHLDVEVENFNSNCELVDKYVNEDMEWTDVELVQYKEILLKTLEFIRNFESDPSDFSRRVRFHTRADSDVLHRMLIDLGELNISSLIAKPSVTVSAPPSNALMRSQSDHRLASQFQRRQEGRTQLDLNRMLGSHTSELERESSSTGFARNWREAGEGNSYKRFGERRDYDISDRERGRSRFLKDENGALTYRNWRDVDADTSFYRSRFTRDHSDESQEQEVNIGRSVRFEEPPEKQENLFKTSDATKGPLSGVVKLVDSPYFMERLHQNEVRQKQQQLEKEQQEKEQSNPIPPTSVPVFPRQHMNRQLSEDEIEKQKKQNKAAAAATVPSNASTPEVSPPPTPNTDSSNRPLTRRVSALQKSDDSTAKRKSLDLSQNTQKSVESPGASSSSSPVSSPPPTPTNLESSARPLTRRVSELQKLYESTAKTKTPESSKRTYKSGTSSSDGSTESRISSRRSSQQDDVPDTSVLRLAKKHEGSSSNEPEPEKTSAARTSEVSHPIREDDRPKSRFIRSSLGKTQSAEADGKQGNPPVTSPTSRRNDSSLGRNSSQVKESDEKKTPVQSSFYGRLLGQQAASKTPVEEEDSETESESEVSSTETESEEPEEPKNLNISVNSPAATTTLSRRAQNSRQSTDLSGKDAYPSTGSRPSHYDTAREETKNRSATRSSLIRDEEPHYPSRHDSSIRRAPLEDDTKDSTSAYKRYLARSRSSAGLGRLSTNLDDRPEDLYRGASDRYRYDTNVGSNLRRTRVSRSKSSADILAGEESPDDDLTSHRRRKSYTFKSSRDDSPDDSAPTGSRSWAQYIRDKYGSRSSTGLGCSGLRTRTSRGLYSKSDSDDSSDDESPKGRSSESPSSRRSRSQSYSFNYPRISYMHKRKCIMKLGVRGSEPSCFTWPRGVCVGPDNTIVVADSSNHRVQVFDSTGKFLQKFGTYGSAEGEFDCLAGIAVNRIGQFIVSDRYNHRIQIFDSSGKFLRVFGSEGRLDGRFNYPWGITTDSLGFIYVCDKENHRIQVFQSDGTFVGKFGTFGTRPGHLEHPHYIAVSNTNRVVVSDTNNHRIQIFDVNGRSLSTIGNEGSEEGQFKFPRGVAVDDQGYIIVGDSGNNRIQIFHPDGSFLRAFGSWGAGDGEFKGLEGIAVTSNGCILVCDRENHRIQMF from the exons ATGTCTTCAGCCTGGAGTCAACTAGAACAGCTTCTCACTTGCGCGATCTGTTTGGACAGATATAGAAATCCCAAACTACTTCCATGTCAACATACATTCTGTACAGACCCGTGTTTGGAGGGTCTTATAGATTATGGTCGCCGGCAGATAAAATGCCCAGAGTGCAGAGCGGAGCATCGAATCCCCTATCAGGGAGTTCAGACATATCCTACAAACGTGACTTTAGTGAGGTTTTTGGAGCTCCATAGAGACGTCACTGGGGAAGAGCCAGAACCTCCACTATCCATGATGGAGCGCTGCACCATATGCAGCGAAAAGGCTTACGTTGTTAAATGTGctcattgtgataaaaaaatatgCGATGAATGTCGAGAGGCTCACACAGATATTCTTCGTCGGGAAATCGGTCGAATTAACAACCAGGTCAGAAGAGGTCTTCAAAGGCTATCTGAATGCTTGGTGACTACTCAAAACAATACAGAAAAACTTAAGCAAAACTGTAATAAGGTTAAGGATGAAATAGAAGAACTGGTTCGTCGCTGTACTAAAGATTTAAAAGATTCGGAAGACAAACTCCTTCTGGAGCTGGACGAGTACTTGCAGTCTGAGACGTGCCAGATGAAACAGTTGAAAAGTCATCTGGATGTTGAAGTGGAAAATTTTAACAGTAACTGTGAACTTGTAGATAAGTATGTCAATGAAGATATGGAGTGGACAGACGTCGAACTTGTCCAGTACAAAGAAATATTACTGAAAACTTTGGAATTCATTCGAAACTTCGAAAGTGATCCTTCAGATTTTTCTCGTCGCGTTAGATTCCACACCCGAGCTGATTCCGACGTTCTGCATCGAATGTTGATAGATTTAGGAGagttaaatatttcttcattaattgCAAAACCTTCAGTTACTGTATCCGCACCACCATCTAATGCTCTGATGAGGAGTCAGAGTGACCATCGGTTAGCCAGTCAATTTCAGCGTCGTCAAGAAGGGAGAACACAGCTTGACCTTAACAGAATGTTGGGAAGTCATACCAGTGAGTTAGAACGAGAAAGCAGTTCCACTGGCTTTGCCCGAAACTGGCGAGAAGCTGGAGAGGGAAATAGTTACAAGCGTTTTGGAGAGCGAAGAGATTATGACATATCTGATAGAGAAAGAGGAAGAAGTAGATTTTTAAAGGACGAAAATGGAGCTTTAACGTACAGAAACTGGCGAGACGTAGATGCTGACACATCTTTCTACCGGTCTCGGTTTACTAGAGATCATTCTGATGAGAGTCAAGAACAAGAAGTAAATATTGGGCGAAGTGTCCGTTTTGAGGAGCCCCCTGAGAAAcaagagaatttatttaaaacaagtgaTGCCACTAAGGGTCCCTTGAGTGGAGTCGTGAAACTAGTAGATTCTCCGTACTTCATGGAAAGACTTCACCAGAACGAGGTTCGTCAGAAACAGCAGCAGTTGGAAAAAGAACAGCAGGAGAAAGAACAATCTAATCCTATACCTCCCACTTCTGTTCCTGTTTTTCCACGACAACATATGAACCGTCAACTTAGTGAAGatgaaatagaaaaacaaaagaagcaAAACAAAGCAGCAGCTGCTGCAACTGTCCCCTCAAATGCATCTACACCTGAGGTCAGCCCGCCACCCACTCCAAACACTGATTCCTCAAACCGTCCTCTAACCAGAAGAGTTTCAGCTCTACAAAAATCTGATGATTCTACAGCTAAACGTAAGAGCCTCGATCTCTCACAGAACACCCAAAAATCAGTGGAATCTCCTGGGGCATCATCTTCCTCATCTCCTGTATCAAGTCCACCTCCCACTCCTACCAACCTCGAATCATCAGCACGCCCACTTACCAGAAGAGTATCAGAACTGCAGAAATTATATGAGTCAACAGCAAAGACAAAAACTCCCGAATCATCAAAGCGCACTTATAAATCAGGAACATCTTCTTCAGATGGTTCTACAGAAAGCAGGATATCATCAAGACGGAGTTCCCAACAAGACGATGTTCCAGATACCTCCGTTCTTCGTCTAGCAAAAAAGCACGAAGGAAGTTCGTCAAATGAGCCAGAACCTGAAAAAACAAGTGCTGCACGTACATCAGAAGTATCACACCCCATAAGAGAAGATGACAGGCCAAAGTCCAG GTTTATCCGTTCCTCACTGGGCAAGACTCAATCGGCAGAAGCGGATGGTAAGCAAGGCAATCCTCCTGTGACCAGTCCCACCTCTCGCAGAAATGATAGTTCATTAGGAAGAAACTCGTCACAAGTTAAGGAAAGTGACGAGAAAAAGACTCCAGTTCAGTCTTCCTTTTACGGAAGACTTCTTGGCCAACAAGCAGCCTCCAAGACTCCAGTTGAAGAAGAGGACAGCGAAACCGAAAGTGAAAGCGAGGTCAGCAGTACGGAAACCGAAAGTGAAGAACCAGAGGAGCCTAAAAATCTCAATATTAGCGTGAATAGTCCTGCTGCCACAACCACACTGTCTCGAAGAGCACAAAATTCCCGACAAAGTACTGATTTATCTGGAAAGGATGCTTATCCTTCCACGGGATCCCGTCCTTCTCATTACGATACAGCTAGAGAAGAGACCAAGAACCGGTCAGCTACAAGAAGTAGTTTGATTCGTGACGAGGAACCTCACTATCCAAGCAGACATGACAGCTCCATCCGAAGAGCACCACTTGAGGACGATACCAAAGACAGTACATCTGCTTATAAACGCTACCTGGCACGTAGCCGTAGCTCAGCAGGCCTAGGTAGATTGTCCACTAACCTCGATGATAGGCCTGAAGATCTTTACAGGGGTGCTTCAGACCGGTACCGATATGACACAAATGTTGGAAGTAATCTCCGCCGTACTAGAGTGTCCCGCAGTAAAAGCTCGGCTGATATCCTTGCAGGCGAGGAAAGCCCAGATGATGATTTAACGTCACATCGACGTAGGAAGAGCTACACTTTTAAGTCCAGTAGAGATGATAGCCCTGACGATTCAGCACCCACCGGATCGAGATCTTGGGCGCAATATATACGAGATAAGTATGGATCTCGTTCGTCAACAGGTCTTGGTTGTTCTGGACTTCGCACTCGTACTTCTCGTGGCCTTTATTCCAAAAGTGATAGTGATGACAGCTCAGATGACGAATCTCCTAAAGGACGCAGCTCAGAATCTCCATCTTCCAGACGTTCCCGAAGCCAGTCCTATTCATTTAATTATCCAAGAATTTCTTACATGCATAAACGAAAATGTATTATGAAATTGGGCGTTAGGGGGAGTGAACCATCCTGTTTTACATGGCCCAGAGGAGTCTGTGTAGGACCAGACAATACCATTGTTGTGGCGGATAGTAGCAACCACAGAGTCCAG GTTTTTGACTCTACCGGAAAGTTTTTACAAAAATTCGGTACCTATGGAAGTGCAGAGGGAGAGTTCGACTGTCTAGCTGGCATAGCCGTCAACAGGATAGGGCAATTTATCGTCTCTGATCGTTACAACCACCGGATTCAAATATTTGATTCCTCGGGCAAGTTCTTGAGGGTCTTCGGCAGTGAGGGTCGTCTTGATGGAAGATTTAATTATCCCTGGGGAATTACTACTGACAGTCTGGGTTTCATCTATGTCTGTGACAAAGAAAACCATAGAATTCAG GTCTTCCAGTCAGACGGTACCTTCGTGGGGAAGTTCGGTACTTTTGGAACCCGGCCGGGTCACCTTGAACATCCACATTACATAGCTGTCAGTAATACTAATCGAGTCGTTGTGAGCGATACCAACAACCATCGCATCCAGATCTTCGATGTTAATGGCCGTAGCTTATCTACTATAGGAAATGAAGGATCAGAAGAGGGACAGTTTAAGTTTCCCCGAGGAGTTGCTGTTGATGACCAGGGTTACATCATCGTAGGGGACAGTGGAAATAATCGTATCCAGATCTTTCACCCTGATGGCTCTTTCCTAAGGGCATTTGGAAGTTGGGGAGCTGGAGACGGAGAGTTTAAGGGGTTGGAAGGTATAGCTGTTACGTCAAACGGATGTATCCTCGTTTGTGACAGGGAAAACCATCGTATCCAAATGTTTTAA